In the Petrotoga sp. 9PWA.NaAc.5.4 genome, one interval contains:
- a CDS encoding NAD+ synthase: MKIRIAMAQMNATVGDYLINLEKIKKFIDEACNNKADIIIFPELALNGYPPEDLILKTQFLRDSLSGIEEVLKFSKSKDIIIILGAVDWDIESYNAAFIIYEGKLYGNYRKMFLPNYSVFDEKRYFTPGKIPTLIEINNIKLGITICEDIWVPNGPALSLAQHGANIILNLSSSPFYKERDKVRFEMLKTRASELSSWIVYCNIVGGQDELVFDGRSVVINPYGEIEMSAPHFEEGLYLVDIDPLEPTRANLREGKRKHYNTSIYYSDVNTVPIDKKISQKVPLPFIKKESTDTYTQIYLAIKVGITDYIKKNGFKSVVFGLSGGIDSSLVACIASDAIGSNNVLGLIMPSKFSSKESVEDALQLSKNLGIDYEIIPITNIYDCYMEDLKGSFKDLPFDKTEENIQARIRGNIVMAFSNKFGYLALACGNKSEAATGYATLYGDMAGGFSPIKDLYKTDLYKVAKKYNEIHGKEIITKSIFEKAPSAELRPNQKDQDTLPPYEILDEILFKYIDREMSYDELLNEGYDSELLQRIINMVNQNEYKRRQSAPGIKLTERSFGKDRRMPITNKYKPWI; encoded by the coding sequence CAATAATAAAGCTGATATAATAATCTTTCCTGAATTAGCTTTAAATGGATATCCTCCAGAAGATTTGATTTTGAAAACCCAATTTTTAAGAGATTCGTTAAGCGGCATAGAAGAAGTATTAAAATTTAGTAAGTCAAAAGATATAATTATAATTTTAGGAGCAGTAGACTGGGATATTGAATCATACAACGCTGCTTTTATTATTTACGAAGGAAAGCTATACGGTAATTATAGAAAAATGTTTTTGCCAAATTATTCTGTTTTTGATGAAAAAAGATATTTCACCCCGGGAAAGATTCCTACTCTAATAGAAATTAATAATATTAAACTTGGGATAACTATTTGTGAAGATATTTGGGTACCTAATGGTCCGGCGCTTTCTCTTGCTCAACATGGCGCAAATATCATCTTGAATCTATCCTCATCACCCTTTTATAAAGAACGAGATAAAGTCAGATTTGAAATGCTGAAAACCAGAGCTTCTGAACTATCAAGTTGGATAGTATATTGTAATATTGTGGGGGGCCAAGATGAATTGGTTTTTGATGGAAGAAGTGTAGTTATAAATCCATATGGAGAAATAGAAATGAGTGCCCCTCATTTTGAAGAAGGCTTATACTTAGTAGACATAGATCCATTAGAGCCAACCAGAGCCAACCTTCGTGAGGGAAAAAGAAAACATTACAACACAAGTATTTACTACAGCGATGTAAATACGGTTCCTATAGATAAAAAAATTAGTCAAAAAGTTCCTTTGCCTTTTATTAAAAAAGAATCTACTGACACTTATACTCAGATTTATTTGGCTATAAAAGTAGGCATAACAGATTACATTAAAAAAAATGGATTTAAAAGTGTGGTTTTTGGCTTAAGTGGAGGTATTGACTCCTCTTTGGTAGCCTGTATCGCTTCAGATGCGATAGGTTCAAATAATGTATTAGGTCTTATAATGCCTTCTAAATTTTCTTCAAAAGAAAGTGTTGAAGATGCTCTGCAACTTTCTAAAAATTTAGGAATAGATTACGAAATAATTCCAATAACCAACATATACGACTGTTACATGGAAGATTTAAAAGGTAGTTTTAAAGACTTACCTTTTGATAAAACAGAAGAAAATATTCAGGCAAGAATCCGTGGTAACATCGTTATGGCTTTTTCAAATAAATTTGGTTATTTAGCCTTAGCTTGTGGTAATAAAAGTGAGGCTGCCACAGGATATGCCACCCTTTATGGTGATATGGCAGGTGGTTTTTCACCGATCAAGGACTTGTACAAAACCGACCTATACAAAGTGGCGAAAAAATATAATGAAATTCACGGCAAAGAAATAATAACAAAGTCTATTTTTGAAAAAGCTCCTTCTGCCGAATTAAGACCCAATCAAAAAGATCAAGATACATTACCACCTTATGAAATATTAGATGAAATATTATTTAAATACATAGATAGAGAAATGTCTTACGACGAATTATTAAACGAAGGATACGATAGCGAGTTACTTCAAAGAATAATAAACATGGTAAATCAGAACGAATACAAAAGAAGACAATCTGCTCCTGGAATAAAATTAACGGAAAGAAGTTTTGGTAAAGATAGAAGAATGCCAATAACAAATAAATATAAACCTTGGATTTAA